Proteins from a single region of Halalkalibaculum roseum:
- the rodA gene encoding rod shape-determining protein RodA, translated as MNNKMRDFSWPLVFLWVGLIIVGLVAIYSATQGPVAEFLPEYIQVNFTKQLIAFGLAIVVLIGIQFVTPRTFMEGSYIFYAICLILMVVTLFFGREVNGARSWLDIGPMNFQVSELMKVATVLAVANYLTSQRNISTENLRHALTAVILIAVPAILVVLQNDTGTAIVFFGLIPVMLFWSGLPYGVSLFMISPAIIGYLTIINWYWGLLAAIILTFAIFFIQRRTWLTFASFVFGLMVIIGMQVALTEVLQPHQRARIEAFTNPAFDPQGAGWNVIQAKTAIGSGGLYGKGFMEGTQTQLRFLPEQWTDFIFCVIGEEFGFIGASFVTLLFLALILKLLNSAGSHKHPFAQMVMVGVTTIYFIHFFINVGSATGLLPVIGVPLPFVSYGGSALLTNTLMLAICLNLDFYKRQFSIYR; from the coding sequence ATGAATAACAAGATGAGAGACTTCAGCTGGCCTCTTGTTTTCTTGTGGGTCGGTCTTATTATAGTAGGTCTGGTGGCCATTTATAGCGCCACGCAGGGACCCGTAGCTGAATTTCTCCCTGAATATATACAGGTCAACTTTACCAAACAGCTGATCGCTTTCGGTCTTGCTATAGTGGTTTTAATAGGAATTCAATTTGTAACACCTCGCACTTTCATGGAAGGATCCTATATCTTCTATGCAATTTGCCTGATTTTGATGGTCGTTACGCTATTTTTTGGAAGGGAGGTTAATGGCGCTCGCAGCTGGCTGGATATCGGTCCCATGAATTTCCAGGTAAGTGAGCTAATGAAGGTGGCAACAGTGCTGGCCGTCGCAAACTACCTGACAAGCCAGCGAAACATATCCACTGAGAATCTGCGACACGCGCTTACAGCAGTTATCCTTATTGCAGTTCCAGCTATCCTGGTGGTACTGCAAAATGATACAGGTACAGCTATTGTGTTCTTTGGACTGATACCCGTAATGCTGTTCTGGTCGGGACTCCCGTACGGCGTCTCTCTGTTTATGATATCACCGGCAATAATAGGTTACCTAACCATCATTAACTGGTACTGGGGTCTGCTGGCAGCTATCATACTTACCTTTGCCATTTTCTTCATTCAGCGGCGTACCTGGCTTACCTTTGCATCATTTGTATTCGGACTTATGGTGATCATTGGCATGCAGGTAGCACTTACCGAGGTGTTACAACCGCACCAGCGGGCAAGGATTGAAGCATTTACCAATCCCGCTTTTGACCCACAGGGTGCCGGCTGGAATGTGATTCAGGCTAAGACAGCTATTGGATCCGGAGGGCTTTATGGAAAGGGATTCATGGAAGGAACACAGACACAGTTACGCTTTCTTCCAGAACAGTGGACCGACTTCATATTCTGTGTTATCGGTGAAGAATTCGGGTTTATCGGTGCCTCCTTTGTGACGCTCCTCTTTCTGGCGCTCATATTGAAACTGCTTAACAGTGCCGGCAGTCATAAACATCCATTTGCACAAATGGTCATGGTCGGCGTGACTACCATCTACTTCATTCACTTCTTTATTAATGTAGGAAGTGCCACAGGTTTGTTGCCTGTTATCGGTGTACCCCTTCCCTTCGTTAGCTATGGCGGTTCTGCCTTGCTGACAAACACCCTGATGCTGGCTATCTGCCTGAACCTTGATTTCTATAAGCGGCAATTCAGTATCTACCGGTAA